In the Candidatus Electrothrix sp. GW3-4 genome, one interval contains:
- the cbiM gene encoding cobalt transporter CbiM, producing the protein MHISEGILSAPVLLSGGIIAAIGTYIGLKKIDLEQVMPVALLSSAFFVAGLVHVPLGPGSVHLMLIGLLGVMLGWAAFPAILIALFLQALFFQFGGFAVLGVNTVTMATPALCCYYLTRSWMNNPKTRPAAAFLAGFLAILLASLLTACALALTDTGFTTAAQLIIAANVPVMIIEGSITMFTVGFLAKVQPEILHLNYA; encoded by the coding sequence ATGCATATTTCAGAAGGAATTCTTTCAGCACCGGTTTTGCTCAGCGGCGGAATAATTGCTGCGATAGGCACCTATATTGGGTTAAAAAAAATTGACCTCGAACAGGTCATGCCCGTTGCCCTCCTCTCTTCTGCCTTTTTTGTTGCTGGCCTGGTCCATGTTCCGCTCGGCCCCGGATCCGTGCATTTGATGCTGATCGGGCTCCTTGGGGTCATGCTGGGGTGGGCCGCTTTTCCGGCTATCCTGATTGCTCTTTTTCTTCAGGCCCTGTTTTTTCAATTCGGCGGTTTTGCCGTTCTGGGCGTGAACACGGTCACTATGGCTACTCCAGCCCTCTGCTGCTACTACCTGACTCGTTCTTGGATGAACAACCCTAAGACAAGACCTGCTGCCGCTTTTCTTGCTGGCTTCCTGGCTATTCTGCTGGCCTCGCTGCTGACCGCTTGCGCTCTCGCCCTGACAGATACCGGCTTCACAACTGCTGCCCAGCTCATTATCGCAGCCAATGTGCCAGTCATGATTATCGAAGGGAGCATCACCATGTTCACTGTCGGCTTCCTGGCCAAGGTCCAACCGGAAATTTTACACCTCAACTACGCATGA